In Dromaius novaehollandiae isolate bDroNov1 chromosome 4, bDroNov1.hap1, whole genome shotgun sequence, a single genomic region encodes these proteins:
- the NKX3-2 gene encoding homeobox protein Nkx-3.2 has protein sequence MAVRGGSALTPFSIQAILNKKEERARHSAARPPPPGGAGGWRLCGAAAAADGPRLPSPAPARAAAARTPAGWDSDSALSEDPEGERRSEEEGAGGSARPAEAAPGAPRQEPPERDAAALSDSEMSAAVSDRSPPEEEDGAGKCGKLLPGEEEAAAPKPRKKRSRAAFSHAQVFELERRFNHQRYLSGPERADLAASLKLTETQVKIWFQNRRYKTKRRQMAADLLAAAPAAKKVAVKVLVRDDQRQYHPGEVLRPPSLLSLQPSYYYPYYCLPGWALSTCAAAAGTQ, from the exons aTGGCCGTGCGCGGCGGGAGCGCCCTGACGCCCTTCTCCATCCAGGCGATCCTCAACAAGAAGGAGGAGCGCGCCCGGCActcggcggcgcggccgccgcccccagGGGGAGCCGGCGGCTGGCGGCtctgcggcgcggcggcggccgccgacGGCCCGCGGCTGCcctcgcccgccccggcccgcgccgccgccgcccgcacgcCGGCGGGCTGGGACTCGGACTCGGCGCTCAGCGAGGACCCCGAGGGCGAGCGGCGCTCCGAGGAggagggcgccggcggcagcgcccgccccgccgaggccgcgccgggggcgccgCGCCAGGAGCCGCCCGAGCGCGACGCCGCCGCCCTCAGCGACAGCGAGATGTCGGCCGCCGTCTCAG ATCGCAGCCcgccggaggaggaggacggcGCGGGCAAGTGCGGGAAGCTGCtgccgggggaggaggaggcggcggcgccgaaGCCGCGGAAGAAGCGCTCCCGCGCGGCCTTTTCCCACGCGCAGGTCTTCGAGCTGGAGCGGCGCTTCAACCACCAGCGCTACCTGTCGGGGCCCGAGCGGGCCGACCTGGCCGCCTCGCTGAAGCTCACCGAGACGCAGGTGaagatctggttccagaaccggCGCTACAAGACCAAGCGGCGGCAGATGGCCGCCGACCTgctggccgcggcgcccgccgccaaGAAGGTGGCCGTCAAGGTGCTGGTGCGCGACGACCAGAGACAGTACCACCCCGGCGAGGTGCTGCGGCCGCCCTCGctgctctccctgcagccctcctaCTACTACCCCTACTACTGCCTGCCCGGCTGGGCTCTGTCCACCTGCGCCGCAGCCGCCGGCACCCAGTGA